A stretch of Paraburkholderia phenazinium DNA encodes these proteins:
- a CDS encoding MBL fold metallo-hydrolase: protein MAEDKGDVDDHWHVSAACFNCGAVRTAAPNLFVERNGASAFDHQPASDQETEDAWRSVLICPVAAVRPPKGLKMPTGLFPQALAPGVWRLGYNARSSYGAHSYITLAGGLRLMIDGPRWSGHIERWIAEAGGLDHILLTHRNDVADAGIYAKRFGARVWMHANDADGTPFVTDIITGDLAHEMLPRVRVIPVAGHTRGSVMFLINDALFSGDSLCWDFRRRALHAFRDACWYDWPTQLRSLERLVHESFSGVFAGHGGSIALDAPTMQHELRAFLDTVKAD, encoded by the coding sequence ATGGCAGAGGACAAAGGTGATGTTGACGATCATTGGCACGTAAGCGCAGCTTGCTTCAACTGCGGTGCGGTTCGAACGGCCGCTCCGAATCTGTTCGTTGAGCGAAACGGCGCTTCGGCGTTTGATCACCAGCCTGCCAGTGACCAGGAAACAGAAGATGCGTGGCGAAGCGTCCTCATCTGTCCAGTGGCTGCCGTTCGGCCGCCAAAAGGATTGAAGATGCCGACAGGTCTCTTCCCGCAAGCCTTGGCTCCCGGCGTTTGGAGGCTCGGGTATAACGCCCGCTCTTCATACGGCGCTCACAGCTACATCACGCTTGCAGGCGGCTTGCGTCTGATGATCGACGGGCCGCGCTGGTCCGGCCACATCGAGCGCTGGATCGCGGAAGCCGGAGGATTGGATCACATCTTGCTGACCCACCGCAACGATGTCGCTGACGCAGGCATCTATGCGAAGCGCTTTGGCGCCCGCGTCTGGATGCATGCAAACGACGCGGATGGCACTCCGTTCGTCACTGACATAATCACGGGTGATCTGGCTCATGAGATGTTGCCCCGCGTTCGGGTCATTCCGGTGGCGGGACATACACGGGGAAGCGTCATGTTCCTCATCAACGACGCCCTTTTCTCTGGAGACTCGCTGTGTTGGGATTTCCGCAGGCGCGCTCTGCATGCCTTTCGAGACGCCTGCTGGTACGACTGGCCCACCCAACTTCGCTCGCTCGAGCGACTCGTTCACGAAAGCTTCAGTGGCGTGTTCGCTGGACATGGCGGGAGTATCGCTCTGGATGCACCGACTATGCAGCACGAACTGCGAGCGTTTCTCGATACGGTAAAAGCGGACTGA
- a CDS encoding GNAT family N-acetyltransferase codes for MSYLPIVRLADRTDATALQSLYCQLVDDVNVNVTESQIQMIAEDARTRLFVCEIDGDVCATVLVSLCADVMYAGQPFAVIENLVVDHRCRGNGIGQALLREVEQYCLSRNCSKMMLLSSASRADAHRFFEHVGFRADLKRGFVKYRRQFTPAI; via the coding sequence ATGAGTTACCTCCCGATCGTCCGCCTGGCGGATCGCACAGACGCTACGGCCCTCCAGTCGTTGTATTGCCAGTTGGTTGACGACGTGAACGTGAATGTCACCGAGTCGCAGATTCAAATGATCGCGGAAGACGCGCGCACTCGGTTGTTCGTCTGCGAGATTGACGGCGATGTCTGCGCTACCGTGCTGGTCTCTCTTTGCGCCGACGTGATGTATGCGGGCCAGCCTTTTGCCGTGATTGAAAATCTCGTCGTCGATCATCGATGTCGCGGAAATGGAATCGGGCAGGCTCTACTACGTGAGGTTGAGCAGTATTGCTTATCGCGGAATTGTTCGAAGATGATGCTGCTTAGTTCGGCCTCCCGCGCCGACGCACACCGATTCTTTGAGCATGTCGGGTTCCGTGCCGACCTCAAGCGTGGGTTTGTGAAATACCGCCGACAGTTTACCCCAGCCATCTGA
- a CDS encoding GNAT family N-acetyltransferase — protein MDLDEIHIESERLSIRPFSADDADAAFRCITPSLTRFMSWDPPASREDFDRIWQGWLPTIADGTDFVFAIRQRRDGSFLGLVGLHRVRNTIPELGIWIREDCHKQGFGREAVGLVARWASLALGIESFAYPVAEENSPSRRIAESLGGVIVERRETAKYMSVIYRIPQQLTRDEMGKI, from the coding sequence ATAGACCTGGACGAAATCCACATTGAATCAGAGCGGCTTTCAATTCGGCCATTCTCCGCTGATGATGCCGATGCCGCGTTTCGCTGCATTACACCTTCACTTACCCGTTTCATGTCATGGGATCCACCCGCTAGCAGGGAGGATTTTGATCGCATCTGGCAGGGTTGGTTGCCGACGATCGCCGATGGGACGGACTTCGTATTTGCAATCCGCCAACGGCGTGACGGGAGCTTCTTGGGGCTGGTCGGACTCCATCGTGTTCGGAACACAATCCCGGAATTGGGTATTTGGATTCGGGAGGATTGCCATAAGCAAGGCTTTGGCCGCGAGGCTGTGGGACTAGTGGCGAGGTGGGCAAGCCTGGCACTTGGCATTGAGAGCTTCGCCTACCCGGTAGCCGAAGAAAACAGCCCCAGCCGCCGCATCGCCGAATCTCTCGGCGGTGTCATCGTGGAGCGGCGTGAGACAGCCAAATATATGTCCGTCATCTACCGAATACCCCAACAATTGACCCGCGACGAGATGGGAAAGATATAG
- a CDS encoding NUDIX domain-containing protein gives MGSRERFALSASVFAYVEFDNTVLMLRRSNTGWHDRDFSLPAGALDGKERLEVAAARELAEETGLIVSSASFRLAHTIHVRNPDGTEWLGFFFATCKPGGEPVLIETDKHDLLAWKDKSNLPNNTIPYVRQAISRIRDGVTYSTYGWP, from the coding sequence ATGGGTAGTCGTGAAAGGTTCGCACTTAGTGCTAGCGTTTTTGCTTACGTCGAATTCGATAACACCGTGTTAATGCTGCGCCGCTCGAATACCGGGTGGCACGACCGCGATTTCAGCCTTCCGGCAGGTGCGCTGGACGGCAAAGAGCGACTGGAAGTAGCTGCCGCTCGGGAACTCGCGGAGGAGACTGGCCTGATCGTTTCATCGGCATCGTTCCGCCTTGCCCACACCATTCACGTTCGCAATCCTGACGGGACTGAATGGCTCGGTTTCTTCTTCGCGACATGCAAGCCGGGAGGTGAACCCGTACTGATCGAGACCGATAAACATGACTTGCTGGCATGGAAAGATAAATCGAATCTGCCAAACAATACGATCCCTTATGTTCGCCAAGCCATAAGCCGCATTCGTGATGGAGTCACCTACTCAACCTACGGCTGGCCGTGA